A genomic segment from Cyprinus carpio isolate SPL01 chromosome A4, ASM1834038v1, whole genome shotgun sequence encodes:
- the LOC109108786 gene encoding nuclear receptor subfamily 2 group C member 1-like → MEGESPRIQLVSADGGLQIVTEQQLAQKVQIVTAIDQAGAGKQQFILANLDYPNQEKLFIKQENSPAKVFLTSADGSAVNQLLFASPELTGQQIQFVTEGSEQGTTKLPVEYCVVCGDKASGRHYGAVSCEGCKGFFKRSIRKNLVYTCRGSGECVINKHHRNRCQYCRLQRCMALGMKQDSVQCERKPVEVSREKPANCAPSIEKIYIRKNLCSPLAAMPTFVSEKETTRSTSLLDSNMLLNIQQSLSKLDNTILIPSSPDQNDSSQGDLGTLANVVTSLGHLSKSREMMDSSTDLSGIETMSNDDSAMTDIQRDESNDVTRAFDTLTKVLQPGEGCGEEVAEGAVRVDEQTTALLELEGPLLSDMHVPFKLMMPLPMPDFLNLNYICESASRLLFLSMHWARSIPAFQALGSENSITLMKACWNELFALGLAQCSHIMNVETILTAIINHLQTNLDEEKLSPERVKLVMEHIWRMQEFCNSMSRMSPDAYEYAYLKAVVLFSPDHCGVDGTLQIERFQEKAYMELQDYVSKVYPEDTYRLSKLLVRLPALRLMSAAVTEELFFAGLIGNVQIDSIIPYILKMESTDYNSQPISTAE, encoded by the exons ATGGAAGGAGAAAGTCCCAGAATTCAGCTGGTGTCTGCAGATGGAGGCCTGCAG ATTGTGACGGAGCAGCAGTTGGCTCAGAAGGTGCAGATAGTCACAGCCATTGATCAGGCTGGAGCCGGCAAGCAGCAGTTTATATTAGCTAACCTGGATTACCCCAACCAGGAGAAACTGTTCATCAAACAGGAGAACTCACCAGCCAAGGTCTTCTTGACTTCTGCCGATGGGTCAGCTGTCAATCAACTGCTTTTTGCATCACCTGAGCTGACAGGACAACAAATCCAG TTTGTGACGGAGGGCTCAGAACAGGGCACTACGAAGCTTCCAGTGGAGTATTGTGTAGTTTGTGGAGACAAGGCCTCAG GTCGTCATTATGGAGCAGTGAGCTGTGAGGGCTGTAAAGGTTTCTTCAAGCGCAGCATCAGGAAGAATCTGGTGTACACGTGCCGCGGGTCTGGAGAATGTGTCATCAACAAACACCATCGGAACCGTTGTCAGTACTGCAGACTGCAGCGCTGCATGGCCCTCGGCATGAAACAAGACT ctGTTCAGTGTGAGAGGAAACCGGTAGAGGTGTCGAGAGAGAAGCCAGCAAACTGTGCGCCCTCCATCGAAAAGATCTACATCCGTAAAAACCTCTGCAGTCCTCTCGCCGCCATGCCAACGTTTGTTAGTGAAAAAGAGACTACCAG GTCCACCAGTTTACTGGACTCAAACATGCTCTTGAACATCCAGCAGTCTCTTTCCAAACTTGACAACACCATTTTAATTCCTTCTTCACCAGATCag AATGATTCTAGTCAAGGAGATCTGGGTACCTTGGCCAATGTGGTCACGTCTCTCGGTCACCTCAGCAAAAGTCGTGAGATGATGGACAGCAGTACCGACCTATCGGGAATAGAGACCATGAGTAACGATGACAGCGCCATGACGGACATTCAAAGGGATGAGTCGAATGACGTCACACG GGCCTTTGACACGCTCACAAAGGTGCTTCAGCCTGGGGAGGGTTGTGGGGAAGAGGTGGCTGAGGGGGCTGTCAGGGTTGATGAACAGACCACCGCCCTGCTGGAACTGGAAGGACCGCTGCTCTCAGATATGCATGTGCCCTTTAAG CTGATGATGCCGCTGCCCATGCCAGACTTCCTGAATCTGAATTACATCTGTGAATCAGCTTCCCGTCTGCTGTTCCTCTCCATGCACTGGGCACGCTCTATTCCAGCTTTCCAGGCCCTTGG CTCAGAGAACAGCATTACGCTGATGAAGGCCTGCTGGAATGAGTTGTTTGCTTTAGGTCTGGCTCAGTGTTCACACATTATGAATGTAGAAACAATCCTCACAGCCATAATCAACCACTTACAGACCAACCTGGATGAAG aaaaactGTCCCCGGAGCGGGTGAAGCTAGTCATGGAGCATATCTGGCGTATGCAGGAATTTTGTAACAGTATGAGTCGCATGAGTCCTGATGCATATGAATATGCTTACCTCAAAGCTGTGGTTCTCTTCAGCCCAG ATCACTGTGGAGTGGACGGCACCCTTCAGATCGAACGCTTTCAGGAGAAAGCCTACATGGAACTGCAGGACTATGTGAGCAAAGTGTATCCAGAGGACACATATCG TCTTTCGAAACTGTTAGTTCGTCTGCCTGCTCTGCGGCTCATGAGTGCGGCGGTGACCGAAGAGCTCTTTTTCGCCGGTCTCATCGGGAACGTCCAGATCGACAGCATTATTCCTTACATCCTGAAAATGGAGTCTACCGACTATAACAGCCAGCCAATCAGCACCGCTGAGTGA
- the LOC109108787 gene encoding NADH dehydrogenase [ubiquinone] 1 alpha subcomplex subunit 12-like, which produces MAEYMNLVRRAAGQLSGHGGVKGFLLQLFRVNDIKTGALVGIDKYGNKYYEDNRYFFGRHRWVIYTTEMNGKNTLWDVDGSMVPAEWHRWLHCMTDDPPTTHPPEPKKFLAKVHQFNNSGTLNCYVPYSTTRKKIHEWVPPKAGEK; this is translated from the exons ATGGCGGAGTACATGAATTTAGTGCGACGGGCCGCGGGTCAGCTCAGCGGTCATGGCGGTGTTAAAGGCTTCCTGCTGCAGCTCTTCAG GGTGAATGATATCAAGACTGGAGCCTTGGTGGGTATTGACAAATACGGCAACAAATACTATGAGGACAACAGATACTTTTTCG GTCGTCACCGATGGGTGATTTACACGACAGAGATGAACGGCAAGAACACTTTGTGGGATGTTGATGGCAGCATGGTCCCTGCCGAATG GCACCGTTGGCTGCACTGCATGACGGATGACCCCCCCACCACTCACCCTCCAGAACCCAAGAAGTTCCTGGCCAAAGTTCATCAGTTCAACAACAGTGGCACACTGAACTGCTACGTACCCTACTCAACCACTCGCAAGAAGATCCACGAGTGGGTGCCACCAAAAGCCGGGGAGAAATAA